A single Oncorhynchus kisutch isolate 150728-3 linkage group LG19, Okis_V2, whole genome shotgun sequence DNA region contains:
- the LOC109910164 gene encoding leukocyte cell-derived chemotaxin-2-like produces MSRTDHVHEGIVCNDGATVYATFDVKLSGKVTVYTNPKKAAINDGINLSGEGLCFKLFYVKPDSYSGVVKKGQGIGTLLPMQSVYPGITSHVLVQMCDKSDPTKYF; encoded by the exons ATGTCCAGAACAGACCATGTGCATGAGGGCATTGTGTGTAACGACGGGGCCACAGTGTACGCTACATTTGACGTGAAACTCAGCGGCAAAGTGACAGTGTACACAAACCCGAAGAAGGCAGCCATCAACGATGGGATCAACCTCAGTGGGGAGG GTCTGTGCTTTAAGCTGTTCTACGTGAAGCCTGACAGTTACTCTGGGGTGGTGAAGAAGGGCCAGGGGATTGGGACCCTGCTCCCCATGCAGAGTGTCTACCCAGGGATCACTTCTCACGTCCTCGTCCAGATGTGTGACAAGTCCGACCCCACCAAGTACTTCTGA
- the LOC109910372 gene encoding proteinase-activated receptor 4-like: MALSAPAGTLLLLFFLSSLLHGCSPSSTTEECTGVRLRSFTLMSKCNFTTLNDKQIKEVQASTTVLYIPILYIIAFTLGLPANLLALWVLLFRTKKLPSTILLINLTATDLMILMVLPFRIVYHLQGNDWAFGEPFCRVVTALFYGNMYGSVLCLAFIAVDRYVALVHPFGAKTLRSRRTSFYMSLCVWVVVLAAMLPLLISRQSYTLDKPRITTCHDALPEEVHENYFLPYFLTLFFLSFLLPLLVVLYCYVSVIRTLVAGGQRYAHAMRVTMLVLVVFVGCLLPSNVLLLLHYSDSYLVDNGEDLYVPYMVSLAVSTLNSCIDPFIFYYISDDFRDKVMMVLCCRGNNGRDSSTGNQVAYSSSLKGTQRSKGILLSMSSQRPGTSEGEAA; this comes from the exons ATGGCTCTCTCTGCCCCAGCTGGGACTCTTCTTTTgctgttctttctctcctctcttctacatGGCTGTTCCCCCTCTTCCACCACGGAGGAATGCACTGGCGTCC GGCTGCGCTCCTTTACACTGATGTCCAAGTGTAATTTCACCACCCTGAACGACAAGCAGATCAAGGAGGTGCAGGCTTCCACCACTGTGCTCTACATACCCATCCTCTACATAATTGCCTTCACTCTGGGCCTCCCGGCTAACCTCCTGGCACTGTGGGTCCTTCTGTTCCGTACCAAGAAGCTGCCCTCCACCATCCTCCTCATCAACCTCACCGCCACCGACCTCATGATACTGATGGTGCTCCCTTTCCGCATCGTCTACCACTTACAGGGCAATGACTGGGCCTTCGGTGAGCCATTCTGCCGCGTGGTCACGGCGCTCTTCTACGGCAACATGTACGGCTCGGTGCTGTGTCTGGCATTCATCGCTGTGGACCGGTACGTGGCTTTGGTGCACCCTTTCGGTGCCAAGACCCTCCGCAGCCGCCGCACCTCTTTCTACATGAGCctatgtgtgtgggtggtggtgttggCTGCCATGCTGCCTCTCCTCATCTCGCGCCAGTCCTACACACTGGATAAGCCGCGCATCACAACCTGCCATGACGCGCTGCCTGAGGAGGTGCATGAGAACTACTTCCTGCCCTACTTCCTCACACTCTTTTTTCTCAGCTTCCTGCTCCCCCTTCTGGTCGTCCTCTACTGCTACGTCTCTGTGATACGCACCCTGGTGGCAGGAGGCCAGCGCTACGCCCACGCCATGCGCGTCACCATGTTGGTCCTGGTGGTGTTTGTGGGCTGCCTGCTGCCCAGCAACGTCCTCCTTCTCCTGCACTACTCAGACTCCTATCTGGTGGACAATGGAGAGGATCTGTATGTGCCCTACATGGTTAGCCTAGCCGTTAGCACGTTGAATAGCTGCATCGACCCCTTCATCTTCTACTACATCTCCGACGACTTCAGGGACAAGGTCATGATGGTGCTGTGTTGCCGCGGCAACAACGGGAGAGACTCATCCACGGGGAATCAGGTGGCCTATTCGTCCTCCTTAAAGGGGACACAAAGGTCAAAGGGTATACTGCTGTCCATGTCTAGTCAGAGGCCGGGGACATCAGAGGGGGAGGCAGCATGA